One window of Capsicum annuum cultivar UCD-10X-F1 unplaced genomic scaffold, UCD10Xv1.1 ctg77486, whole genome shotgun sequence genomic DNA carries:
- the LOC124894790 gene encoding alpha-crystallin domain-containing protein 22.3-like: MRNKYPSTYKAKHVVQTGEAQEGRAGVPSDPVTITITAIYYKFKVALPAVARSLDDLSVDVLPNGDVKVEGIVRAAEMTSSVGPTVCNKGTRRIFPQGHFTIRSTLLGPAEPMFVRTKLNSNGVLEGAIFKHRISRSHYTN, encoded by the coding sequence ATGCGCAACAAATATCCATCTACATACAAAGCAAAACATGTTGTACAAACTGGAGAGGCCCAAGAAGGGAGAGCAGGAGTTCCCAGTGATCCAGTGACTATCACCATTACTGCAATTTATTACAAGTTCAAGGTTGCCCTACCAGCTGTTGCGAGAAGCCTGGATGATTTGTCAGTTGATGTTCTTCCTAATGGCGATGTCAAGGTGGAAGGGATAGTAAGAGCTGCTGAAATGACAAGCAGTGTGGGGCCAACTGTATGCAACAAAGGAACTCGACGGATATTTCCTCAAGGTCACTTCACCATCAGGTCCACTTTGTTAGGACCTGCTGAACCCATGTTTGTAAGGACCAAGTTAAACTCCAATGGTGTTTTGGAAGGAGCTATATTTAAACATAGGATTTCTAGGTCTCATTATACTAATTAG